The following nucleotide sequence is from uncultured Draconibacterium sp..
ATGCGTTTACTCTCGTTGGAATCGCCTGTTAACCATGAGGAATTCAAGAGTTTAAATGCGGGCGAAGTTACCGAGCGTATTTACGAAAAAATGATCAACAATTACAACCGTAAAGTTGAAACCATTTCGCAGCAAGCTTACCCGGTTATTAAAAATGTATACGAAACCAAAAAAGAGGTTTACAAAAATATTGTTGTTCCAATTACCGATGGGAAACGTGTATTCCAGATTATTTGTAACCTTGAAAAAGCCTACAATAATAAAGGTAAAGAATTGGTGAAATCGTATCAGAAACAGATTGTACTGAATACAATTGATGAATCGTGGAAAGAACAACTTCGCGAGATGGACGATTTGAAACAATCGGTACAAAATGCTACTTACGAGCAAAAAGATCCGTTGTTAATTTACAAGTTCGAGTCGTTTAACTTGTTTAAGGTTATGGTTGCCAAAGTAAATAAAGATGTTGTTTCAACCTTAATGAAAGGCCAGATTCCAATTCAGAATCCTAATGAGGTTCGCGAAGCTGAAACGAGACGGCGCACAGACATGAGCCGTTATAAAACGCAAAAATCGGAACTGCCATCGGCTGAAAATGCCATGGAAGGAGCCAATACAAATACTGCTGAAAAGGCGAGGCCACAACCGGTTAAGGTTGAGAAACGTGTTGGGCGTAACGATCCGTGTCCTTGTGGAAGCGGTAAAAAATACAAACAATGCCACGGAAGAGGTGGTGACTTATAATCAAACTACATGATGAATATGATCAGTTTGCTGAACTTCATTCACTGGAATGTTGATCCGGAAATTTTTAGCCTGGGCCCACTTTCGATAAGATGGTATGGTTTACTATTTGCTTCCGGGTTTTTAATTGGCTACTACATTGGCGAGAAAATGTTAAAGTCGGAGAATGTTAATCAAAAATGGATTGACAGTCTGTTCTTTTACATCATTATTGCAACTGTTGTTGGAGCACGACTTGGCCATGTTTTCTTCTATGGCTGGGAATATTACTCACAACATCCGGGAGAAATTATAAAAGTCTGGCATGGCGGATTAGCCAGCCACGGCGGTGCACTTGGTATTTTAATTGCCATGTACTTACACTCAAAATGGGTAACCAAACGAACCATGCTCTGGACACTCGACAGAATTGTGGTTCCAACGGCGCTGGTAGCAGCATTTATTCGTACCGGTAACCTTATGAACTCAGAGATCTACGGTATTCAGACGGCGTTGCCGTGGGGAGTTATTTTTGAACGAAATGGCGAAACCGTGGCCAAACATCCCACGCAGGTTTATGAGGCATTATCGTACCTCATTTCGTTTGGTGTGTTAACGTATTTATACTGGAAAACAAGTGCAAAAAATCGCCCGGGACTATTGTTAGGTGCATTCTTTGTATTCATTTTTACTGCACGTTTCTTCATCGAATTTATAAAAGAGGATCAGGAAGCATTTGAAGCCGGAATGGCATTGAACATGGGGCAGTGGTTAAGTGTTCCTTTTGTACTAATTGGTGCATTTTTGGTATACAGGGCAATAAAGAAACCAGAAGTGGTTTTTAAGAATACTTAAAAATTAATGTTAAAACTAAATAAAGGAGCTGTTAGTATTTTGTTAGAGAATTGAAAATAACTTATTTTGCAGCTCATCAAGAATTTAAGAAGTATGTTAGAGATAGGAAAATATAAAATGGTGAAGTTGACGTACGATCTTCGTATCGACAACGAGCAAGGCGAGTTGGTTGAACAGGCTACAACTGAACAACCACTAGAGTTCCTTTACGGAGCAGGAATGATGCTACCAAAGTTCGAATCTGAACTGATCGGTTTAAAACAAGACGATCCGTTCACGATTAAAATTACCAGTACCGACGCATATGGTGCAGTAAACAACGAAGCCGTTGTTGAATTGCCTAAAAATGTATTTCTGGTAAATGGTGAATTCGACGCAGAATTGATTAAAGTTGGCAATACTGTGCCTATGATGAGCAGTAACGGCCAACGTTTAAACGGATTAGTACTTGAAATAAGTGACGAAACCGTAAAAATGGATTTTAATCACCCACTTGCCGGCGAGGATTTGTTTTTTGCCGGAAAAGTTATTGATGTTCGCGAGGCTTCAGACGAAGAAGTTGCTCAGATCCTCTCAGGTGGAGGAGGCGGTTGTGGTTGCGGAAGCAGCGACGGCGGATGCAACGATGGATCTTGTGGAACAGAAAGCGGTGGCGGCTGCGGTTGTGGCTGCTAATAAATTTTGATAATAAGCTCAATTTAATTATTTTAACCCTGTTTTCATAATGTTATGAAAACGGGGTTTTCACATTTATAGGGCTAAGGGTATGAAAAATGAACTACCTTTAACAGTATTAACTTTTTTTGTACCAGATTCTATTTGTTACAATTAGTAGCAACCAATATTTTACAGATGAACACTTTTGGAAAGATATTTCGCTTAACTTCTTTTGGAGAATCTCACGGACGAGGAATCGGTGGTATTATCGATGGATGTCCGGCAGGAGTTGAGTTAAACATAGATTTAATTCAAAAAGACCTGGCCCGAAGAAAACCCGGTCAGTCAAAAATTACCACACAACGAAAAGAGCCCGATCAGGTGGAGTTTCTTTCGGGTGTGTTTGAAGGAAAAACCCAGGGAACACCAATAGCTTTTGCCATTTGGAACAAAGATCAGCATTCGAACGATTATAACGATCTTAAAGACGTTTATCGCCCGTCTCATGCCGATTATACCTACACTAAAAAGTACGGAACACGTGATCATCGTGGAGGAGGAAGATCTTCAGCTCGTGAAACAATTGCACGGGTTGTTGCCGGTGCAATTGCAAAACAAATACTGGCGCAAGCTGGTGTTTCTATTCAGGCATTTGTTTCGCAGGTTGGAGAGGTAAAATTGGATAAACACTACAAAATGCTTGATTTGGGACAAACCGAAAGCAATATTGTTCGGTGCCCCGATCAGGAAGTTGCAGACCAAATGATTGCCCGAATTGAGAAAGCAGGCCGCGAACATGACACGGTTGGTGGTGTAATAACAGGAGTTGCCACCGGAGTTCCGGCAGGATGGGGAGAACCGGTTTTTAATAAGCTACATGCCGACATGGGATTTGCCATGCTTGGAATTAATGCTGTAAAAGGATTTGAATACGGTTCAGGTTTTGATGGAACAAAATTAAGTGGTTCGGAACACAACGACGTTTTTATAAAAACAGAAGATG
It contains:
- the lgt gene encoding prolipoprotein diacylglyceryl transferase, encoding MMNMISLLNFIHWNVDPEIFSLGPLSIRWYGLLFASGFLIGYYIGEKMLKSENVNQKWIDSLFFYIIIATVVGARLGHVFFYGWEYYSQHPGEIIKVWHGGLASHGGALGILIAMYLHSKWVTKRTMLWTLDRIVVPTALVAAFIRTGNLMNSEIYGIQTALPWGVIFERNGETVAKHPTQVYEALSYLISFGVLTYLYWKTSAKNRPGLLLGAFFVFIFTARFFIEFIKEDQEAFEAGMALNMGQWLSVPFVLIGAFLVYRAIKKPEVVFKNT
- a CDS encoding FKBP-type peptidyl-prolyl cis-trans isomerase — protein: MLEIGKYKMVKLTYDLRIDNEQGELVEQATTEQPLEFLYGAGMMLPKFESELIGLKQDDPFTIKITSTDAYGAVNNEAVVELPKNVFLVNGEFDAELIKVGNTVPMMSSNGQRLNGLVLEISDETVKMDFNHPLAGEDLFFAGKVIDVREASDEEVAQILSGGGGGCGCGSSDGGCNDGSCGTESGGGCGCGC
- the aroC gene encoding chorismate synthase, producing the protein MNTFGKIFRLTSFGESHGRGIGGIIDGCPAGVELNIDLIQKDLARRKPGQSKITTQRKEPDQVEFLSGVFEGKTQGTPIAFAIWNKDQHSNDYNDLKDVYRPSHADYTYTKKYGTRDHRGGGRSSARETIARVVAGAIAKQILAQAGVSIQAFVSQVGEVKLDKHYKMLDLGQTESNIVRCPDQEVADQMIARIEKAGREHDTVGGVITGVATGVPAGWGEPVFNKLHADMGFAMLGINAVKGFEYGSGFDGTKLSGSEHNDVFIKTEDGVRTKTNNSGGIQGGISNGEDIYFKVAFKPIATLLKEQQTIDKNEESIKIHPKGRHDPCVLPRAVPIVEAMAALVLVDHFLLNKLNTI